A genomic region of Balaenoptera acutorostrata chromosome 4, mBalAcu1.1, whole genome shotgun sequence contains the following coding sequences:
- the DVL3 gene encoding segment polarity protein dishevelled homolog DVL-3, whose translation MGETKIIYHLDGQETPYLVKLPLPAERVTLADFKGVLQRPSYKFFFKSMDDDFGVVKEEISDDNAKLPCFNGRVVSWLVSAEGSHPEPAPFCADNPSELPPPMERTGGIGDSRPPSFHPHAGGGSQENLDNDTETDSLVSAQRERPRRRDGPEHTTRLNGTAKGERRREPGGYDSSSTLMSSELETTSFFDSDEDDSTSRFSSSTEQSSASRLMRRHKRRRRKQKVSRIERSSSFSSITDSTMSLNIITVTLNMEKYNFLGISIVGQSNERGDGGIYIGSIMKGGAVAADGRIEPGDMLLQVNEINFENMSNDDAVRVLREIVHKPGPITLTVAKCWDPSPRGCFTLPRSEPIRPIDPAAWVSHTAAMTGTFPAYGMSPSLSTITSTSSSITSSIPDTERLDDFHLSIHSDMAAIVKAMASPESGLEVRDRMWLKITIPNAFIGSDVVDWLYHNVEGFTDRREARKYASNLLKAGFIRHTVNKITFSEQCYYIFGDLCGNMANLSLHDHDGSSGASDQDTLAPLPHPGAAPWPMAFPYQYPPPPHPYNPHPGFPELGYSYGGGSASSQHSEGSRSSGSNRSGSDRRKEKDPKTGDSKSGGSGSESDHTTRSSLRGARERAPSERSGPAASEHSHRSHHSLASSLRSHHTHPSYGPPGVPPLYGPPMLMMPPPPAAMGPPGAPPGRDLASVPPELTASRQSFRMAMGNPTKNFGLFDFL comes from the exons AGTGGTGAAGGAGGAGATCTCGGACGACAATGCCAAGTTGCCCTGCTTCAATGGCCGGGTGGTGTCCTGG CTGGTGTCGGCTGAGGGCTCACACCCAGAGCCAGCTCCCTTCTGTGCTGACAACCCATCGGAACTGCCACCGCCCATGGAGCGCACAGGAGGCATTGGGGACTCCCGGCCCCCATCCTTCCA CCCTCATGCTGGTGGGGGCAGCCAGGAGAACCTGGACAATGACACAGAGACTGACTCCTTGGTGTCTGCCCAGCGAGAGCGGCCACGACGGAGGGATGGCCCAGAGCACA CAACCCGGCTGAATGGAACTGCGAAGGGGGAGCGGCGGCGAGAGCCAGGGGGGTATGACAGCTCATCCACCCTTATGAGCAGCGAGTTGGAGACCACCAGCTTCTTTGATTCAGATGAGGATGACTCCACCAGCAG GTTCAGCAGCTCCACAGAGCAGAGCAGCGCCTCACGCCTGATGAGAAGACACAAGCGGCGGCGGCGGAAGCAGAAGGTTTCGCGGATTGAGAGG TCCTCGTCCTTCAGCAGCATCACGGACTCCACCATGTCACTCAACATCATCACGGTCACTCTCAACATGG AAAAGTATAACTTCTTGGGTATCTCCATTGTGGGCCAAAGCAACGAGCGTGGTGACGGAGGCATCTACATTGGCTCTATCATGAAGGGGGGGGCCGTGGCTGCTGATGGACGCATCGAGCCAGGAGATATGCTGTTACAG GTAAACGAGATCAACTTTGAGAACATGAGTAATGACGACGCGGTCCGGGTACTGCGGGAGATTGTGCACAAACCAGG GCCCATCACCTTGACTGTAGCCAAGTGCTGGGACCCAAGTCCACGTGGGTGCTTCACACTGCCCAGGA GCGAGCCCATCCGGCCCATTGACCCCGCGGCCTGGGTCTCCCACACTGCAGCCATGACCGGCACCTTCCCTGCCTACGGCATGAGCCCCTCCCTGagcaccatcacctccaccagcTCCTCCATCACCAGCTCCATCCCTGACACAGAGC GCCTAGACGACTTCCACCTGTCCATCCACAGTGACATGGCCGCCATCGTAAAAGCCATGGCCTCCCCTGAATCCGGGCTGGAGGTCCGTGACAGGATGTGGCTCAAGATTACCATCCCCAACGCTTTCATCG GCTCGGACGTGGTGGACTGGCTGTACCACAACGTGGAAGGCTTCACTGACCGGCGAGAGGCCCGCAAATACGCCAGCAACCTGCTGAAGGCCGGCTTCATCCGCCACACTGTCAACAAGATCACCTTCTCTGAGCAGTGCTACTACATCTTCGGCGACCTCTGTGGCA aCATGGCCAACCTCTCCCTCCACGATCATGATGGCTCCAGCGGCGCCTCCGACCAGGACACGCTGGCCCCTCTGCCGCACCCAGGGGCTGCCCCTTGGCCCATGGCTTTCCCTTACCAGTACCCGCCGCCCCCACACCCCTACAACCCGCACCCAGGCTTCCCCGAGCTGGGGTACAGCTATGGCGGGGGCAGCGCCAGCAGTCAGCACAGTGAAG GCAGCCGGAGCAGTGGCTCCAACCGTAGCGGCAGCGACCGGCGGAAGGAGAAGGACCCGAAGACCGGGGACTCGAAGTCGGGCGGCAGCGGCAGCGAGTCGGACCACACGACCCGCAGCAGCCTGCGGGGGGCGCGGGAGCGGGCGCCGAGCGAGCGCTCGGGTCCTGCCGCCAGCGAGCACAGCCACCGCAGTCACCACTCGCTGGCCAGCAGCCTGCGCAGCCATCACACGCACCCGAGCTACGGCCCCCCCGGGGTGCCCCCTCTCTACGGCCCCCCCATGCTGATGATGCCCCCACCGCCTGCGGCCATGGGGCCCCCGGGAGCCCCTCCGGGCCGCGACCTGGCCTCCGTGCCCCCTGAACTGACCGCCAGCAGACAGTCCTTCCGCATGGCCATGGGAAACCCCA CCAAGAATTTCGGGCTGTTTGACTTTCTGTGA
- the AP2M1 gene encoding AP-2 complex subunit mu translates to MIGGLFIYNHKGEVLISRVYRDDIGRNAVDAFRVNVIHARQQVRSPVTNIARTSFFHVKRSNIWLAAVTKQNVNAAMVFEFLYKMCDVMAAYFGKISEENIKNNFVLIYELLDEILDFGYPQNSETGALKTFITQQGIKSQTKEEQSQITSQVTGQIGWRREGIKYRRNELFLDVLESVNLLMSPQGQVLSAHVSGRVVMKSYLSGMPECKFGMNDKIVIEKQGKGTADETSKSGKQSIAIDDCTFHQCVRLSKFDSERSISFIPPDGEFELMRYRTTKDIILPFRVIPLVREVGRTKLEVKVVIKSNFKPSLLAQKIEVRIPTPLNTSGVQVICMKGKAKYKASENAIVWKIKRMAGMKESQISAEIELLPTNDKKKWARPPISMNFEVPFAPSGLKVRYLKVFEPKLNYSDHDVIKWVRYIGRSGIYETRC, encoded by the exons ATGATTGGAGGCTTATTCATCTATAATCACAAGGGGGAGGTGCTCATCTCCCGAGTCTACCGCGATGACATCGG GAGGAACGCAGTGGACGCCTTTCGGGTCAATGTTATCCATGCCCGGCAGCAGGTGCGCAGCCCCGTCACCAACATTGCTCGCACCAGTTTCTTCCATGTTAAGCGGTCCAACATCTGGCTGGCAGCTGTCACCAAGCAGAATGTCAATGCTGCCATGGTCTTCGAATTCCTCTATAAGATGTGTGACGTGATGGCTGCCTACTTTGGCAAGATCAGCGAAGAGAACATCAAGAACAATTTTGTGCTCATATATGAGCTGCTGGATG AGATCCTAGACTTTGGCTACCCACAGAACTCAGAGACAGGCGCACTGAAAACCTTCATCACCCAGCAGGGCATCAAGAGCCAG ACAAAAGAAGAGCAGTCTCAGATCACCAGCCAGGTGACTGGGCAGATTGGCTGGCGGCGGGAGGGCATCAAGTATCGCCGGAACGAGCTCTTCCTGGATGTGCTGGAGAGTGTGAACCTCCTCATGTCCCCACAGG GGCAGGTGCTGAGCGCCCATGTGTCAGGCCGGGTGGTGATGAAGAGCTACCTGAGTGGCATGCCCGAGTGCAAGTTTGGGATGAATGACAAGATTGTCATTGAGAAGCAGGGCAAAGGCACAGCTGATGAAACAAGCAAGAG CGGGAAGCAATCAATTGCCATTGATGACTGTACCTTCCACCAGTGTGTGCGACTCAGCAAGTTTGACTCGGAGCGCAGCATCAGCTTCATCCCACCAGATGGAGAATTTGAGCTCATGAG GTATCGCACCACCAAGGACATTATCCTTCCTTTCCGAGTGATCCCGCTAGTTCGGGAAGTGGGACGCACCAAGCTGGAGGTCAAGGTGGTCATTAAGTCCAACTTCAAGCCCTCGCTACTGGCTCAGAAGATTGAG GTGAGGATCCCAACGCCACTGAACACCAGTGGGGTGCAGGTGATCTGCATGAAGGGGAAGGCCAAGTACAAGGCCAGCGAGAACGCCATCGTGTGGAA GATCAAGCGCATGGCAGGCATGAAGGAATCGCAGATCAGCGCTGAGATTGAGCTGCTGCCCACCAACGACAAGAAGAAATGGGCTCGACCCCCCATTTCAATGAACTTTGAG GTGCCATTCGCGCCTTCTGGCCTCAAGGTGCGCTACTTGAAGGTGTTTGAACCGAAGCTGAACTACAGCGACCACGACGTCATCAAATGGGTGCGCTACATCGGCCGCAGCGGCATTTATGAGACCCGCTGCTAG